The DNA window CCCGTGCGACGGCTCTTCTGAATGTCGCGAACTGCCACGATGGACACGATGAGCGCCAGAGGCGCCGGCACGATCACAAGGCTGATCAGGCCGAGATAGCCGGCGGCAATGGCCCATCCCGAGCGGCCGACCGGCAGCAGCATCCGCATGCCGACGTCGTCGCCCATGGCTGGTTGGGAAGAGCCTTGGGGCATCGGTGGCGGAGGTTTGGGATCGTCCACGATTCGAGAATCATCCGACGTTCCCCCACCGCCCCGCAACTTGGAAATGGTGGCTCTTCAGCGCACCTCCGCTATGGGGCCGCGGTGCCGCGCAAGCGGGCGAAGAGCCTGCCTGCGACACCGCCGGGAACGGTCACACTCACTTGGTTGTAGTCACCATCGGGAGTGATGGTGAAGTCGATGCCGCCGTGGTTGCCGGAAGTTTCCGGCACCGCGACCGAAGACCATGGGGCTTCCGTTCCCAGCGACGAGCTATGCTCGAGTTCCAGAGTAGCACCACCTCGTGCCGCCGCATTGAGACAACGGAAGGACAGCACGAGTCCGCCACCGGTTTCCTGAGCACTGGGAAGCCACTGGAGCGAATCTTGCCCGGGATCAGCCGCACCAAGTAGCCATGCCAGGCCGTCCTGAACCCCGTCGCCATTCGAGTCGGAGTCGAATGCCGCACCACCCGACCACACTTCGAAGCGGCTCTGGATCAAGGCGATGGTCACGGAGCCCGTGTGACCCGCACCGTCGTCCACCGTGAGCGTCAGGTCGGTCCCCGCAACGGTTGGAGTGACGGTCACACCGGTCAGCACTCCATCGGCAAAGGATGCCGAAGTTCCCGTGAAACCACCGGTCCCGCCAAAGGTCACCGCACCATTGAAACCGCTCGCGGTTTGCCCGACGGCATCGATCGCAGTCAGCGTGATGCCGCCCACCGGCGTGCCGACAACCAAGGGAGAGCCGATGCTGGAAATCGTGAAGTGATCGACCGGGCCGATGACGGTCAGCGTCTGGGTCACCGGTGTGGCCGACTCGAAATTCGAGTCGCCGGACTGGGTCGCGGCAATCGTCGTGGTGCCGGGCCCGACTGGGGTCAGTTGATCTCCGGACACCGTTGCCACCGAAGGATCGGAACTGGTGTAGCTCACCGTCAACCCGGAGCTCGCGGAGCCCCCGAGAGTGAGGGGCGCGGCAGTCGACTGAAGATCGGCCAAGGGGTCGAAGCTGATCGTCTGCGAAGCCTTCGCTACAACGAGAGTGCCCGATGCGGAACCGGTGTGGTTCGGCTCGGTGACCGTCGCCACCACCGCATAACTGCCCGCGTCGACCGGCACACTCGTCGCCCCGTCGTAGGTCACCGTGTATGCCACCGGGGTCGGATCCGTAGTAACCGTCACAGGCCGCTCACCGCCGTCGTAAGTCTGGCTCAGGTTCCCAAGCGTTACCGTTACCGGGATCGGCATCACCGTCACCTGGGCGCTCCGGGTGGTATTGCCGTTGGTGTTGGTGTCGTTGGAAAAGATGATCGAGTCGCTGTAGGACCCGACCGCAAGGGTGTCGGCAGCGGCGTTGACCGTAGCGGTCACGAAGGCGGAAGCACCACCCGCGAGAGTGCCGGCGGTCGCGCTGAGGTCGAGCCATGCCACTGATTTCGACACCGACCAATCCAAGGCATCCTCGCCCGTATTGGTCAGCGTGTATTGCACCGATGCCGGAGCGAACGGTCCGCCTGCGGTTCCCGACGCCTCCAGATCACCACCTGCCGTGATGGCGAGCACTCCGGGAGTGAGCGTGCTGATGTTGACCGAAAAATTCCCGAGCACCGCCTCCGGAGTGGTGTTGGCGAGGGTGTCCTCAACCGCGCCTTCCTGCAGTGTGATCGTGTAAACCCCATTGTCGACCGCTTCCCAAGTTCCACCCGGTGCGTCGATCGTGTAGGTTGCTCCGAGAGGTGAACCATTTCCCGTGAGATCGGTGCCGACTGAAGAAATTGTCAACGGATTCAACGGCCCGGCCGGGCCGGTCACCAGTAGGTCAGTGACGTCGACACTCGATCCGAGAACCGCGGTGGCGTCGGTGAAAGTCACGGTGCACGATTGGGTCGGAGATCCGGCATCCGTGATGTCGGCCGCACTCAGTGCCGGAGACGGCGGGCTGGCGTCGAGTGCTCCGCCCCCGAGAAGCTCGAGGTCATCGATGTGCCAACCGATGGCCGTCGGCGAGTTTCCACGACCGTCGAGACTCGCGAGGCCCCAGCGGAAACGGATCTGCGACGAGCCGATCACGCTCAGGGGCAACGGGTACTGCACGGATTGCCACGAAGAGTCACTGAGGTTGGCGGTCGAGGACCACAGTGTGGACCAAGTCGCACCGTCATCGCCCGAAACCTGAACGATGGCGGTGTCATTCCGCTTCAAACCGAGCCAGCGGCGGAACTTGAGCGTCAAAGAACTCGACCCGCCGGCATTCGTGATCAGAGGCGTCGTGGCGTAGGACATGGCCAGACCCTTGGCGTAATCCGAACTCATGCTGTGCCCGATCACATCGGTGCCGGTGTAGCCGCCATTCGGACCGCCGTTGCCATAGGAAGGCTGGCCGTAGGACCAGTTCGCCCCGAGCGTCCAACCCGGATCCGTCGTCATGTTCGAGGAAAAGAGCGGCACCGGGATGTCGATCTCGAACTGACCAAGCACACCGTCGGCCACCGAAGCCCCCTGGATGTCCTGCACCTGCGTGGCTTGCATCGTGACCACGTAGGTGCCGTTGTCCGCGGCCGACCACGTGCCTCCGCCCGAGGGTGACACCGAGTAGGTCGCGACGCGCGGCGTGCCATTGGTCGCCTGATCGACGGAAACCAACTGGGCGAGTTGGTCGTAGCCACCCGGCCCCGTGACCCGGACATCGCCCGTTCCGATGGATGCGACATTTACGCCAAGGTCGTCTGAATACGTGACTGTGAAGGTGTGGGTGCTTTGACCGCTGTCGGCGAGGTCATCGAGTTGGGCCTCCGCGACCGGCGCGATGATGATCCCGGAGCCGTCGACGATCGTGCCACTGATGAAATACTGGCCGATGCTGCCGTAGGCGGTGTAGCCGGTCGGCGGCGAAGACAACGGATCGCCGGTGCCCGTGTTGCGCACGTAGAGGTAGTAAACACCCTGCCCGACCGTCGCTGTAATCGAAGCCGTGGTCAGCCCGGAAGGATTGTCCGTCGCGATGAGAACACCGTTCTCGTCCCGGAGCTCGAGCAGGACGTCCAGATTGCCCCCGTTGGTACCCGCCGGCTGGTCCCACGGGTTCACGTTGAGCGTCACCGTCCCCGCTCCGCTGACGAAGGAGAACACGTCGACATCGGTATTCCGCTCCAGAATCCCCTTGTTGGCCGGATTCGAGTTCGTCGGATCGTTCTCCGGCGTGGTCGAGCTGACCGTCGTGCCACCGGTGATCGACAGGGGCGTCGCGGCACCCGGCGTGTTGCCATGATCGTCGGAACGGTAGGAGACCTTGCCCGCGATGATCGCCAGGTCGTCCTGCGTGTTGTTCGCGTTGTAGTACTCGCCCTTCGACCACTGGGTGACGTTGCGGCCGTAGCCGGTGCCCATGATCGGGCCCCACGAGATCGGATTGCTGCTGCTACCATGGCCACCGTAGTAGCTTGAGGTCGACGTGGCGTCATGACTGAGCCCGAGGTTGTGACCTGCTTCGTGGGAAGCGGCCTCGGCGATGTTCGCGTCGCCGTTGCCCAGATTGTTCGAGTAGACCCATGCGGGACTGTAGGTCGAAATGAAATCGGAGCGACCGAAGACGTTGACGTAGGCAACCCCGCCGGCACCCGTCGAGGGATTCGGATCACCGTTCGCATCGGTATTGCGGGTGATCAGAACCACCGCGGTCGTGTTGTTGATCGACGGCGGCGGCTCGGTGGTGACGTCGATATCGAAGGGAGCGAAGTCCTCCGCCATCCGCTGCCAGATGCGCTTGATCGCCGCCTGCTCGGAGTCACTGAAGGTCGATGTGTCCGAATCGGTGCTGAAGGGCAGAGCGAAAATCGTCGAGCGACCGAGGCTGTTGTTCCATGCGGTTCCGGTGACGTTCTGGCCGGAGAAGTTGATGTAGATCCGCTTCGTCAGTCCCGGACGGCTGTGGAATTTCAGGTGCTCCGGAAAGGGGCTGACCGGCACGGCCGCCTCGCCAAGGGTTGGATCGGTCGGCTCTTCCGCCGGAGCGGGAGCGGGATCTTCCAGACGGTGGGTGTGACCGAAGCTGCAGGCGTAGCAGATGCCACCATCCGGATCGACCTGCAGTGAATCGACGTCCGACGCGGGAAAGTGGAAGCTCCGCAAGTGAGCGAGTGCCTTCTCCCGCGCGGCGGCCGGCAGGCTTTCGAGACGGTCCCGAAACGGGCTCGCAGGCAAATCACCGGTCTTCTGAATCGCGCCCGGGGGGAACTGGCGGGGGACCTCCTCCTGACCCTGCACCGCAGGCACCGTCCCGACTCCGAAAACCAGAGCTCCGACTACGAGGTTGCGAAGCCGGCTGACGCGGTTGCTTCCTCCCAGATTTTCCAGACGTCCGTACGCGCGGCTACCGTGTTTCATGTTTCCCCCGGATGATGGGCCGGACCATCCTCCCGAAGTCGTTGACAGGCAAGCAACAAGTGGCCTCGGGGGACTACGTATTCGCGGCCTCCCGGCGGCTACGAAAAAGGGTCTCCGAGCCGCCTCCCCAAGCTCACTCCTCCATCGGCGTCATGGTCACGCCGATGGTAAGTTGCTGGCCACCGCCGCCGACGACAGTTCCACGAAGCGGGCTGATATCGGAGAAGTCGCGGCCGTAGGCGAGGCGGACATGGGTGTCGGTCGGCACGAGATCGTTGGTCGGATCGAACTCGGTCCAGCCGAGACCCGGGCAGTACACAGATACCCACGCGTGTGTCGCATCCGCACCCTGCATCCGGGGCTGACCGGGCGGTGGCTCGGTGCGGACGTAGCCACTGACGTAGCGGGCCGGCAACCCGATCGAGCGCAGGCACGCGATCTGGAAATGCGCGAAGTCCTGACACACGCCTTTCTTTTTCCTCAGCACGGTCGCCACTGGCGTCGATACGGTGGTCGCCGTAGGATCAAAGGAGAACTCTTCGTAAATCGCCCGCGTCAGCTCGCGTGCCCCCTCGAGCACCGGCGTGCCGTCCTTGAAGAAACGGGAGGCGTAGTTGGCGAACTCGCGCCCGACCGGAACCACGCCCGAGGCAAACACATACTCGCAGGCGTCCGGATAGTCGCGGGAACCCTGGACGCGAACCTCGTCGCGCACCGCGGTCCATGGCAGCGACACCAACCCGACATCCTCTCCACTGACGGTGACGAGGCTGGTCGTCTTGACCTTCAGGCTGGTGTGAAGCTCCTGCAGGGCGAAGCGCTGGACCTCATTGCCGAAATAGTCGCGCGAAATCCGGACGTCGGCCGGCTCGGGCTCGACCTCCATTTCGAACTCCAGCACGTCCTGCCCCTCGCCCGTCATCGGCTTCAGCCGCGCGAGGTGGTGCGACGCCGACACTTCCTGACTGTAGTCGTACTGGGTCAGGTGCTCGATTCGGTATTTCATCGGAAGAAGGAGGTCATGAAACACCGAGGCTGGGTCCCGCCACGGACGATTGTTCGGGCATCAGCACGGAGAAATAGACGCGGGTGAGGTCGCTGGAAATCGCCTCGACCGTGCCTTCGACGGTGCCGAGGAATTGCTTCACCTGCTCGATGTGCGTGAGCTCGTCGTTGAGGTCGTCGGCACTCAGTTCGGTCGTCCGGGTCTGCGTCAGAAGCGGCGCCAGCAGCTTGCGTGCTTCGGTGGCATACGGGCGGACCCGTTCGGCCGGCAGCAGCGCGAGATGCTGGTCGACGCGCTCGAACTGATACGCCAGCGAGCGCGGGTTCGTCGGGTCGTAGATCAGCAGGTCGAGCACCGGCAGCAGCCGTGGCGCGAAGAAATGGCGGCGCCGGTAGGTGATCGAGCTGTCGATGACCTCGAGCACCGACTCCAGCGGCCGCGGTTCGCCGCGCTCGTGGTAGCGCAGGGTCAGCTCGCCGAGCCGGATCAGGTAAAGTGCCCGCTCAAGCCGACGGCCGAGATCGAGGAACCGCCAGCCCTGGGTATGGGTCGTATTCTCCGAGGCCATCCCGGACAAGGCCGCGTGCAGGGTGATCGTCTGATCGAGGATCGGGATGAGATCGAGCAGGCGCCGGCCGCGTTTTCGCTGCAGGGCTTGGGCAAGCTGCTGGGTGATCCGCCAGCTGTCGTGGGAGAGCGCGTCCCGGGAAATGGAGGACACCCGCTGCAACACGTCATGGATGCGCCGCAGGCTGTTGACTTCGCCCGTTCCGAAAATCGCGTCGAAGAGCGCCCGCTCGAGACCATCGACGCCGAGCGCCGCCGGCTGCTGATGGGCGAGCGGCGCCGCGAGGTGGCCGAGTTCGACGACGGTCGACCACAGCGGCGCGACGTCCGGCAGTGCTCCGAATTCCCGCTCCGAAGTCATGCGGGCGACAATCTGCCGGAGGACGCGGGCGGCGAATTCTGAGCGTTCGGCGTAGCGTCCGAGCCAGTAGAGGTTGTCCGCGGTACGGCTCGGGAAATCGGTCGCGCTGCGCCGCAGGGCCAACGGGTAGCGGGCGTCGTAGATCGATTGGTGATGAGGGACCTCATCCTTCGAAACGATCCATGTGTCCTTGCTGCCGCTGCCCTTCTGCATCGACATCGACACCGGCCGTTCCGGCCCCGACTCGCCGGCGAACCGGGTCAGTCCGCCTGGCATCACCGCGTAGCCGTCATCGGTCGCGACCAGATGCACCCGCAGCGCGATCGTCCGCGCGTCGAAACCGTTGCCGTTCCACACCGGCGCGGTCGAGAAGGACACAATCTCCTGCGCGACGTAGTCCATCGGGTTGGCGCGGATGCTTTGCTCGAGGTGCTTGCGGTCGGCCTCCGACTCCTGGCCGGGGAAACGCACCTGGCGCTTGCCGCGCTCGAGAGCGCTCTTGATCACCACCTTGTCGAGACGGCCCAGCACTTCCGTGAGGGCCTCGGGCTGGCCGCACCACCACGTCGCCACCGACGGCATCTTGAGATCCTCGCCAAGCAGCTCTCGGCAAACGATGGGAAGGAAGGCCAGCAACGCCGGAGACTCGGCCAGACCGCTGCCGGGCGGATTGAGCACCGCCACGTTGCCCGCACGTATGGCCCCGAGAATCCCAGCCACGCCGATCTGCGACTCGCTCATCAGTTCGAGCGGGTCGGCGAACTCCTCATCGAGGCGACGCAGGATCACATCGACCGGCTGAAGCCCGTCGAGCGTCTTCAGGTACACATGGTCGTCGCGCACCGTCAGGTCCTCCCCCTCGACCAGCGCGATCCCGAGATAGCGGGCGAGGAAGGCGTGTTCGAAGTAGGTCTCGGCCAGCGGCCCGGGCGTCAGCAGGACGATTCGCGGGTCCTCCTTGCGGCGAGGCGAGGCGTTGGCGATGGCCTCGAGGACCTCCCGGAAATAATTCACCAAGCGGACCAGACGGCAGTCGCGCGCGACCTCCGGCACCATGCGCGTCTGCACCACCCGGTTCTCCAGAGCGTAGCCCATCCCGGACGGCGCCTGGGTGCGGTCGCCCAACACCCACCACTGGCCGTCGGCGGCGCGGGCGATGTCGACGGCGTAAAAGTGGAGGAAACGCCCGCGCGGTTGGGGGATCCCGGCACAGGGACGGAAGAAGCGAGGATTTCCGAAAACGACATCCGGCGGCAACAGTCCGCGCCGGATCAGCTCCCGCGAGCCGTAGCAGTCGGCGAGGATGCGGTCGAGAACGCGGGCCCGCTGCACCAGCGCGCCCTCGATCTTCTTCCACTCGTCCTCGGGAAGCACGAAAGGCACCGGATCGAGCTCCCACGGACGCTCCGTGCTACGGGACTCATCGTAGACATTGTAGGTGATCCCGTTCTCGTGGATCAGCTTCTGCGCCTGCTCCCAGCGGCGGACGAAGTCCTCCTTGCGGATCTTGCCGAAGGCCGAAAGGAACTCGTCCCACCCCTCGCGGAGCTTCCCGCCCTTGGAAAGCATCTCGTCATAGCGCCCGCCTTCCGGCCGGTAGCCACTCAGAAGAGACGCCGTTCCGGCCGGAATGCCGTCGTCAACCTGCGGCGCTCCGGGTTCCATGGGTTCGATCTATCAGGCCTGCAAATCGAGCGTAAGGGGAAATTCCCGGCCGAGCGGCTCATACTCCGGTTCCAGCGGCCCCGGAGTGTGCCCGAAGCCGATGAATCGCTCCTTCCGCCGGCCGTGGGCCGACTCGGCATTGACCGGAAAGTCTTCGTAGGAACGTCCGCCCGGGTGGGTGACGTGATACTCGCAGCCGCCGATCGAACGGGCATTCCAGCGGTCGACGAC is part of the Haloferula helveola genome and encodes:
- a CDS encoding MBG domain-containing protein, with protein sequence MKHGSRAYGRLENLGGSNRVSRLRNLVVGALVFGVGTVPAVQGQEEVPRQFPPGAIQKTGDLPASPFRDRLESLPAAAREKALAHLRSFHFPASDVDSLQVDPDGGICYACSFGHTHRLEDPAPAPAEEPTDPTLGEAAVPVSPFPEHLKFHSRPGLTKRIYINFSGQNVTGTAWNNSLGRSTIFALPFSTDSDTSTFSDSEQAAIKRIWQRMAEDFAPFDIDVTTEPPPSINNTTAVVLITRNTDANGDPNPSTGAGGVAYVNVFGRSDFISTYSPAWVYSNNLGNGDANIAEAASHEAGHNLGLSHDATSTSSYYGGHGSSSNPISWGPIMGTGYGRNVTQWSKGEYYNANNTQDDLAIIAGKVSYRSDDHGNTPGAATPLSITGGTTVSSTTPENDPTNSNPANKGILERNTDVDVFSFVSGAGTVTLNVNPWDQPAGTNGGNLDVLLELRDENGVLIATDNPSGLTTASITATVGQGVYYLYVRNTGTGDPLSSPPTGYTAYGSIGQYFISGTIVDGSGIIIAPVAEAQLDDLADSGQSTHTFTVTYSDDLGVNVASIGTGDVRVTGPGGYDQLAQLVSVDQATNGTPRVATYSVSPSGGGTWSAADNGTYVVTMQATQVQDIQGASVADGVLGQFEIDIPVPLFSSNMTTDPGWTLGANWSYGQPSYGNGGPNGGYTGTDVIGHSMSSDYAKGLAMSYATTPLITNAGGSSSLTLKFRRWLGLKRNDTAIVQVSGDDGATWSTLWSSTANLSDSSWQSVQYPLPLSVIGSSQIRFRWGLASLDGRGNSPTAIGWHIDDLELLGGGALDASPPSPALSAADITDAGSPTQSCTVTFTDATAVLGSSVDVTDLLVTGPAGPLNPLTISSVGTDLTGNGSPLGATYTIDAPGGTWEAVDNGVYTITLQEGAVEDTLANTTPEAVLGNFSVNISTLTPGVLAITAGGDLEASGTAGGPFAPASVQYTLTNTGEDALDWSVSKSVAWLDLSATAGTLAGGASAFVTATVNAAADTLAVGSYSDSIIFSNDTNTNGNTTRSAQVTVMPIPVTVTLGNLSQTYDGGERPVTVTTDPTPVAYTVTYDGATSVPVDAGSYAVVATVTEPNHTGSASGTLVVAKASQTISFDPLADLQSTAAPLTLGGSASSGLTVSYTSSDPSVATVSGDQLTPVGPGTTTIAATQSGDSNFESATPVTQTLTVIGPVDHFTISSIGSPLVVGTPVGGITLTAIDAVGQTASGFNGAVTFGGTGGFTGTSASFADGVLTGVTVTPTVAGTDLTLTVDDGAGHTGSVTIALIQSRFEVWSGGAAFDSDSNGDGVQDGLAWLLGAADPGQDSLQWLPSAQETGGGLVLSFRCLNAAARGGATLELEHSSSLGTEAPWSSVAVPETSGNHGGIDFTITPDGDYNQVSVTVPGGVAGRLFARLRGTAAP
- a CDS encoding transglutaminase family protein, producing the protein MKYRIEHLTQYDYSQEVSASHHLARLKPMTGEGQDVLEFEMEVEPEPADVRISRDYFGNEVQRFALQELHTSLKVKTTSLVTVSGEDVGLVSLPWTAVRDEVRVQGSRDYPDACEYVFASGVVPVGREFANYASRFFKDGTPVLEGARELTRAIYEEFSFDPTATTVSTPVATVLRKKKGVCQDFAHFQIACLRSIGLPARYVSGYVRTEPPPGQPRMQGADATHAWVSVYCPGLGWTEFDPTNDLVPTDTHVRLAYGRDFSDISPLRGTVVGGGGQQLTIGVTMTPMEE
- a CDS encoding circularly permuted type 2 ATP-grasp protein: MEPGAPQVDDGIPAGTASLLSGYRPEGGRYDEMLSKGGKLREGWDEFLSAFGKIRKEDFVRRWEQAQKLIHENGITYNVYDESRSTERPWELDPVPFVLPEDEWKKIEGALVQRARVLDRILADCYGSRELIRRGLLPPDVVFGNPRFFRPCAGIPQPRGRFLHFYAVDIARAADGQWWVLGDRTQAPSGMGYALENRVVQTRMVPEVARDCRLVRLVNYFREVLEAIANASPRRKEDPRIVLLTPGPLAETYFEHAFLARYLGIALVEGEDLTVRDDHVYLKTLDGLQPVDVILRRLDEEFADPLELMSESQIGVAGILGAIRAGNVAVLNPPGSGLAESPALLAFLPIVCRELLGEDLKMPSVATWWCGQPEALTEVLGRLDKVVIKSALERGKRQVRFPGQESEADRKHLEQSIRANPMDYVAQEIVSFSTAPVWNGNGFDARTIALRVHLVATDDGYAVMPGGLTRFAGESGPERPVSMSMQKGSGSKDTWIVSKDEVPHHQSIYDARYPLALRRSATDFPSRTADNLYWLGRYAERSEFAARVLRQIVARMTSEREFGALPDVAPLWSTVVELGHLAAPLAHQQPAALGVDGLERALFDAIFGTGEVNSLRRIHDVLQRVSSISRDALSHDSWRITQQLAQALQRKRGRRLLDLIPILDQTITLHAALSGMASENTTHTQGWRFLDLGRRLERALYLIRLGELTLRYHERGEPRPLESVLEVIDSSITYRRRHFFAPRLLPVLDLLIYDPTNPRSLAYQFERVDQHLALLPAERVRPYATEARKLLAPLLTQTRTTELSADDLNDELTHIEQVKQFLGTVEGTVEAISSDLTRVYFSVLMPEQSSVAGPSLGVS